A genomic stretch from Bacillota bacterium includes:
- the hypD gene encoding hydrogenase formation protein HypD has translation MDWTTLKGFRDPERARAVVRGVRQELERVDRRLGRKLRLMEVCGTHTVSFSRSGVRSLLGDLVELVSGPGCPVCVTDQADIDAMIETARLPGVIVTTFGDMMRVPGSRTTLQQERTRGADVRVVYSPLDALKVAEERPEATVVFLGVGFETTAPAVAHALLEAEARRLRNFAVLSAHKYTPPAVRALLAAGGAQLDGFVLPGHVSVVTGTDGWRFLAREFGLPGVVTGFEPLDLLAGVGELASLVAEGRAEVRNAYPRTVQEHGNPHAQELIRRVFRPAEAVWRGLGPIPESGMAIAGAFAAYDARKRLELELPPSRVPPGCRCGDVLQGKILPTGCRLFAVACRPERPIGPCMVSSEGACAAYYQYEPEAVEAALAAVRRGPGGAGTRPTGARAAAPVGGSGEGA, from the coding sequence ATGGACTGGACGACGCTGAAGGGCTTTAGGGATCCGGAGCGCGCCCGCGCCGTGGTGCGCGGCGTCCGCCAGGAGCTGGAGCGCGTCGACCGGCGCCTCGGGAGGAAGCTCCGGCTGATGGAGGTCTGCGGCACGCACACCGTCTCCTTCTCGCGCAGCGGCGTGCGCAGCCTGCTCGGCGACCTGGTGGAGCTGGTCTCGGGGCCGGGCTGCCCGGTCTGCGTCACCGACCAGGCGGACATCGACGCCATGATCGAGACGGCGCGGCTGCCGGGCGTCATCGTCACCACCTTCGGCGACATGATGCGCGTGCCCGGCAGCCGGACGACGCTCCAGCAGGAGCGGACGCGCGGCGCCGACGTGCGCGTGGTCTACTCGCCGCTGGACGCGCTGAAGGTGGCCGAGGAGCGGCCCGAGGCGACGGTGGTCTTCCTGGGGGTGGGCTTCGAGACGACGGCGCCGGCCGTCGCCCACGCCCTCCTGGAGGCCGAGGCGCGGCGGCTGCGCAACTTCGCCGTCCTCTCGGCGCACAAGTACACGCCGCCGGCGGTCCGGGCGCTCCTGGCCGCGGGCGGGGCGCAGCTGGACGGCTTCGTCCTGCCCGGCCACGTCAGCGTGGTGACGGGGACCGACGGCTGGCGCTTCCTCGCCCGCGAGTTCGGGCTGCCCGGCGTCGTCACCGGCTTCGAGCCGCTGGACCTGCTCGCCGGCGTGGGCGAGCTGGCCTCGCTGGTGGCCGAGGGGCGCGCCGAGGTGCGGAACGCCTACCCGCGCACGGTGCAGGAGCACGGAAACCCGCACGCGCAGGAGCTGATCCGGCGCGTCTTCCGCCCGGCGGAGGCGGTCTGGCGGGGGCTCGGCCCCATCCCGGAGAGCGGCATGGCCATCGCCGGGGCGTTCGCCGCCTACGACGCGCGGAAGCGGCTGGAGCTGGAGCTGCCGCCGTCGCGGGTGCCGCCCGGCTGCCGCTGCGGCGACGTGCTGCAGGGGAAGATCCTGCCCACCGGCTGCCGGCTCTTCGCCGTCGCCTGCCGGCCGGAGCGGCCCATCGGCCCCTGCATGGTCTCCAGCGAGGGCGCCTGCGCGGCCTACTACCAGTACGAGCCCGAGGCCGTGGAGGCGGCGCTGGCCGCCGTCCGGAGGGGGCCCGGCGGTGCGGGGACGCGGCCGACCGGCGCCCGTGCCGCCGCCCCGGTGGGCGGCTCCGGGGAGGGGGCGTGA
- a CDS encoding HypC/HybG/HupF family hydrogenase formation chaperone: protein MCLAAPGRVVAVDRERQMATVEYFGNEREVGVALVPEVQVGDFVMVHAGEAIEIVDADEAEASLALWTELYGLDDAEGL from the coding sequence ATGTGCCTGGCGGCACCCGGTAGGGTGGTCGCCGTCGACCGCGAGCGGCAGATGGCGACCGTCGAGTACTTCGGCAACGAGCGCGAGGTGGGCGTGGCGCTGGTGCCCGAGGTGCAGGTGGGCGACTTCGTCATGGTCCACGCCGGCGAGGCCATCGAGATCGTCGACGCCGACGAGGCGGAGGCGAGCCTGGCGCTCTGGACGGAGCTCTATGGACTGGACGACGCTGAAGGGCTTTAG